In Bombus huntii isolate Logan2020A chromosome 11, iyBomHunt1.1, whole genome shotgun sequence, the sequence atgtcGTGTAGAATGTAGGAATATATCACATTCCAAAACagttatttattcatttttactaGGAATTTTAAACGTAAAAAGGCAATCCTTACTGAATTTATGTAGAAGGCTgcgtatatttaaatttcttaaattaattttaaatttgaagaatTGATGTCTTAATCGAAGAAGTGTCACAAAAACTTACGTTTGCAAATGACAAGAAGAAAAGTTGGTCGTTGCTAAATTGTTCTAGTCCTGGTAGAGCAGGGTCCGCACTTGTACATTCTCGTTCCCTGCGTTTATAAGCACCGAATACAGCGTGCAGACCCATTGAATCCGCAATATTTTCACCTGCGGTTCTGTTACCATAATTCtgaaatatttagaataattaacaTTTGCCATAGACTCAGTTGTATTTTTTAGCTATATGATAATAATTCGTTCTATTCGTTCTATTCgttctattctttcttttctgtttGAAGCAATATCgagttaaaataaaatataattataatttcatataattgCTGCTGATTATACTATTTTCGTATAAAAGTAGAGACAaagttaaaaaatgtttatataaaatcaATAATTCTTTAAATTCCTGTATAAAAATAAGTTACGATATATCTGTAGAGTTAGAATTAACGTCAAGAACCTTGATCGTGTAATTTTCTCCTTTGATGATACTATAACCATCGTATTGGTTTACGAAACATATTGCTCTCTTATCATAAGCGTCTGCCATTGCAGTTAGCCATTCCACTTGATTTCCTTCTTCGTCATAAAGATGACCTAATTTCAATTGATACATTAAGTCTTGTTCATTATTCGTCAAgttgtaatattttcataataattcaCCTTCATCGTCGAATCCGTGATTTACTTCATGACCCATGACGAGACCAATAATACCGAAATTCACATACCTGAAGAATCAATTTTACattcgataataataattatatttatatttaaatatcttcaATACGgcatatgtatgtaaatattgaaaaatttgttatttaccAAGGTCGATTTTGAGCAAACAATGGATTTTGCAAATCTGCCGCCGTGATTGCTGTATTGAAAGAATATAGTCTGTTATATCATTCTTCGTATTTGATCAAGAAAGATATAATTAATCGTATCATAATtctataattctatatttgtaaaatatgttTTGAAATACGTACATATAGAATTATCGTTTGGTATGAAGAAAGCATTCAATTCCAGGGGATCCATCTCGTAACTACAAAGTTATACaggtatatatattatacataaatatacacGTAGATGTATACATGtgaatatataccttgtataTCAtgcataaatatgtataacatCGATTAGCATAAATACGACATTTAAGTTACTTTTTAAAGTTAGTTATTTTAAAACGAAAGCTTACGTATCGCCATCGTTATCTACCATTCGTCGTAAGTTTTTCCATCTAGAGTATCTCACATAGTTGAGGAAGTTCTCGTAGAACGAAGTACCGACTGtaaactttaaaaatatgaaacgcGATTCATTACCATGAAAGGTtaactataatatatatatatgtatatacacagATTACCTTaacgaatattaaatttctagtagatttaatttaaagttacgattaacgtaataattaatttcaagaCTATAAATCCCTATTACATGCTTGAGTTACCATCattgattattatttaaaataaaattaccccTCGGAAGTAGCGTTTTACGAGTGTAGAGTTTTGGAGCCAACTTGGATAGCCAACCCAGTTCTTCATGTGCACTAATTTGTCCAAAACAAAATGTTTAGTATCAGCGTCCATCCATTTCGACGCTTCGATCCGATATTCGATTTCCTTTTGTATGTCATCGATCATGTCTTTGGCCTTTGGATATTCAAGGGATGTTAATGAATGTCAaacgttgaaaatattttttatttccgtAAGGTAGGAAGGCgcgtaattaaaattattaccaTTTTTGCTACGTTTTCTGGCAGATATCGTTTAATGTATTCGTATCCTGCTAGTTTACCCAGTGGCGCAATTTCCAGGCACATATCCTCTCTAtggaaatacaaattaaagtaacgtgtaattttaacaattttcaaCGAATCGTGTTATTATACAAACCTTGTGAAATATAACCACTCTGCGGACCATTGTCCATACAATTCTGTTAGTTCTGATGGTCCAGCTACCATTATCTTACTAATGAAGAGCCAATGAATATAGTTAACTGCAACAAACgaaagaatttaatattttaattcgatTAGAATGGAAATATCTTTAACATCGATCAATTTACCAAGTACTCTTTCTGGAGTTTTTGCGAGCAAGGTATGAAGTTCTTCCATATATTTGGGATACGGTACAAAAACTTCTACGTCGTTATCAAACTCCAATCCAGCCtcggaaaatattttttgtatttttctcaCCCAATTTATCTAGATATtcgtaaattatataaattttcatttcaatattCGCGAATCTTATATAAgtggaatataaaataaataaaattttttactctATTAGTACGCGAAATAGGACCTAAATCTTCGTAGTATTGTTGCAATTCTTTAAGCGTTATATTCTCGATGTTATTATCGTCATCCTCAACGGCATGTACGatctgaaataaataaatatcgttattaacaaatatttatattatattcacGCAAATTCATATCTTCCCGAACATAGTTAAAAGATTAAAATCTATGCAAATAATTtgctttatttattaaataaaacatagATACATGTATTTTTACAAGATACATGTATTTTTGCACATTATACGTATCCTATGGATTTTTGTATCTTAGAATTTCCCATGTTTGCATAAAATCTGCAGTCTAGTTACGAACTAATGTAGAATACGTAAAAACAATAGATTACTTACTTCTGTCaaattaacgataaattttACGAGATCTTCGATATCTTTCACCATTTGTTCCTCCGATATTTCAATTCCTCTTTCCTTAGAAAGTATTAAAGATACATTTAATATATGATCTCGATATTTTTGTCTTTGCTCTTCAATTTCTTCTTCATCATACTCGTAATTATTATCATAGTTATCATTATCGTCATCTTCGTCATCCTCGTCGTTATCTTCGTCGTCATCTTCGTCATTCTCATCGTTatcatcgtcgtcatcgtAGTTCTCTTCCTCGTTATCGTCTTCGTTAGCTTCGTCattatattcgttatattCGTTATATTCATCGTTGTTATTACTTTCGTCATACGTATCTTCGGTATAGTCGGATAGTTGCCTATGTTTCAAAACGTTCATCTTGTTTGCAACGTGATGCGCTGTGGCGCCTGTAATTTTCTGGTGCTTATGATTTTCACCGGCATGAACCTTTGCTTTCGTTCCAGTCCTCTGCaatttcttcttcatcttctcTTCGTAGGTATGTTTTCCCAATGCTTTGTTCTTATTATGCATCCTTCTGCTATTCCCTAATTGCTTGGTAATCTTCCTTCTGTGTATTTTCCTCTTGCGTAATACTTCCCCTTCTTCGTTGTTCTCTTTcaccttcttcttcttgttattattatgtttattGCGACTTAAGTGGTTTCGTAAATTTTTCCTTAtcgttttatctttcataTTATGTTTCTTTGTGATCGACTTATTGCGTGACAAAT encodes:
- the LOC126871119 gene encoding neprilysin-11-like, which gives rise to MLRLLILVSLCVVINAGLKLDDLLKYPRSLQRLFEFKAAVETKKDEREVCKTEECKLIAQLIKGSMDVSVDPCDDFYEYACGNWSKINPLPENKTSWSLWDMVAEKVRQQSENILSVKPKSDDLYAVKLSKKWYHSCMDIDAIEKRGVEPILSTLWRHGGWPLIMEEGEWDEDIYNWQIVDDQFARLLGFNAFHDLHYVPLSPESNHTIIIMLPHLPHGAYELITVEKILNLDSSDENNESGEGSQEKGSRERAEQKQHEENDEEDEEENESEDDWNTVEEDEEGETRKKKMIARKYQRKLGHAKKGHNKKKVMHNIIGKKKKTKRTKRNIISEKALHRLLRKLKANKYNTNNKVNNNGHLSRNKSITKKHNMKDKTIRKNLRNHLSRNKHNNNKKKKVKENNEEGEVLRKRKIHRRKITKQLGNSRRMHNKNKALGKHTYEEKMKKKLQRTGTKAKVHAGENHKHQKITGATAHHVANKMNVLKHRQLSDYTEDTYDESNNNDEYNEYNEYNDEANEDDNEEENYDDDDDNDENDEDDDEDNDEDDEDDDNDNYDNNYEYDEEEIEEQRQKYRDHILNVSLILSKERGIEISEEQMVKDIEDLVKFIVNLTEIVHAVEDDDNNIENITLKELQQYYEDLGPISRTNRINWVRKIQKIFSEAGLEFDNDVEVFVPYPKYMEELHTLLAKTPERVLVNYIHWLFISKIMVAGPSELTELYGQWSAEWLYFTREDMCLEIAPLGKLAGYEYIKRYLPENVAKMAKDMIDDIQKEIEYRIEASKWMDADTKHFVLDKLVHMKNWVGYPSWLQNSTLVKRYFRGFTVGTSFYENFLNYVRYSRWKNLRRMVDNDGDTYEMDPLELNAFFIPNDNSISITAADLQNPLFAQNRPWYVNFGIIGLVMGHEVNHGFDDEGHLYDEEGNQVEWLTAMADAYDKRAICFVNQYDGYSIIKGENYTIKNYGNRTAGENIADSMGLHAVFGAYKRRERECTSADPALPGLEQFSNDQLFFLSFANLWCETADKEELISQSKYDVHSTARLRVIGPVSNSEDFAKAFNCPVGSPMNPENKCNIWE